From Uloborus diversus isolate 005 chromosome 8, Udiv.v.3.1, whole genome shotgun sequence, a single genomic window includes:
- the LOC129227798 gene encoding beclin 1-associated autophagy-related key regulator-like isoform X2, whose translation MARSSTEALDDSIPEILYQCISITDNNCKRDDFVKCPLCHHLGKIFYCVDCVRNGDFTHSKKKCFERFADKKPRKFKIDAERASILKKYEHAFSKRKKIENAKLDIYKCKEKIQLLKESIKSYKDEIHKGQRRIRKLEEENAALVANRSQYGEKLTRMREVRKMRDEELEQGERKLGAEIKSLQMVVNHRIKELVVHIFPITKVAPSYFKDSTSGQCAELEEAQKTTYVQGQWVIAGSPPDEMEYAVVEPRIPVNGDYSAYINFCSSRFAGVSRDELDQVGKYRFDVAYGISAALAYTAQLVGILAFYMDSHVPKRTSYSDFCHQEKNPKEKFLHRVAKLNANVINLCLSQQVDASNINVHRTISNLLLLLENDSNKPKSLMSSEVHEDLMESIEESLNKDLLSLDESDSDDVEADYVHVSEEEEFLSIPEQTPYEPVQQPSSLVSSVYSLWRAATRQK comes from the exons ATGGCGAGATCAAGTACGGAAGCACTGGATGATTCGATACCTGAAATTTTGTATCAATGCATATCTATTACAGACAATAATTGCAAAAGGGATGACTTCGTGAAATGCCCACTATGTCACCACTTGGGGAAAATCTTTTATTGCGTTGATTGTGTGAGAAATGGGGATTTCACGCACTCCAAAAAAAAGTGTTTCGAGAG ATTTGCCGACAAGAAacctagaaaatttaaaattgatgcagaaagagcttcaattttgaaaaa GTATGAACATgcattttctaaaagaaaaaagatagaaaatgcG AAACTGGATATTtacaaatgtaaagaaaaaatacaGCTCTTGAAAGAAAGCATTAAATCCTATAAAGATGAGATTCATAAAG GGCAGAGAAGGATACGTAAACTGGAGGAAGAAAATGCTGCCCTGGTCGCCAATCGCTCCCAGTATGGGGAGAAGTTAACTCGTATGAGAGAAGTACGAAAGATGAGAGATGAAGAATTGGAACAGGGAGAGAGAAAACTTGGTGCTGAGATAAAAAGCTTACAAATGGTTGTAAATCATAGAATCAAGGAGTTGGTCGTACACATATTTCCTATTACCAAAGTTGCTCCGTCTTA CTTCAAAGATAGCACTAGTGGCCAGTGTGCTGAACTTGAAGAAGCTCAGAAAACAACTTATGTTCAAGGTCAATGGGTGATTGCTGGCAGTCCTCCAGATGAAATGGAATATGCAGTAGTGGAGCCACGCATTCCTGTCAATGGTGACTACTCGGCATATATCAATTTTT GTTCATCACGATTTGCAGGAGTCTCTCGTGATGAATTGGACCAGGTGGGGAAGTATCGATTTGATGTAGCCTATGGCATCAGTGCTGCTCTTGCATACACTGCTCAATTGGTGGGAATCCTTGCATTTTACATGGACTCCCATGTGCCAAAACGGACAAGCTACAG TGATTTTTGTCACCAAGAAAAAAACCCAAAGGAAAAGTTTTTGCATCGGGTTGCTAAGTTGAATGCTAATGTGATTAACTTGTGCCTATCTCAACAAGTTGATGCGTCAAACATAAATGTGCATCGAACCATTTCAAATCTTCTACTTCTGCTGGAAAATGACTCTAATAAGCCAAAAAG CCTAATGTCTTCTGAAGTACATGAAGATTTGATGGAGTCCATTGAAGAGTCTCTGAATAAGGACCTCTTGAGCTTAGATGAAAGTGACAGTGATGATGTCGAGGCTGACTATGTCCATGTCTCAGAAGAAGAAGAATTCCTCTCAATACCTGAACAAACACCATACGAGCCTGTTCAGCAG ccATCTTCCCTTGTATCATCAGTATATTCTCTTTGGAGAGCAGCTACGAGACAGAAGTAA
- the LOC129227798 gene encoding beclin 1-associated autophagy-related key regulator-like isoform X1, with protein sequence MARSSTEALDDSIPEILYQCISITDNNCKRDDFVKCPLCHHLGKIFYCVDCVRNGDFTHSKKKCFERFADKKPRKFKIDAERASILKKYEHAFSKRKKIENAKLDIYKCKEKIQLLKESIKSYKDEIHKGQRRIRKLEEENAALVANRSQYGEKLTRMREVRKMRDEELEQGERKLGAEIKSLQMVVNHRIKELVVHIFPITKVAPSYFKDSTSGQCAELEEAQKTTYVQGQWVIAGSPPDEMEYAVVEPRIPVNGDYSAYINFCSSRFAGVSRDELDQVGKYRFDVAYGISAALAYTAQLVGILAFYMDSHVPKRTSYSDFCHQEKNPKEKFLHRVAKLNANVINLCLSQQVDASNINVHRTISNLLLLLENDSNKPKSLMSSEVHEDLMESIEESLNKDLLSLDESDSDDVEADYVHVSEEEEFLSIPEQTPYEPVQQVQPSSLVSSVYSLWRAATRQK encoded by the exons ATGGCGAGATCAAGTACGGAAGCACTGGATGATTCGATACCTGAAATTTTGTATCAATGCATATCTATTACAGACAATAATTGCAAAAGGGATGACTTCGTGAAATGCCCACTATGTCACCACTTGGGGAAAATCTTTTATTGCGTTGATTGTGTGAGAAATGGGGATTTCACGCACTCCAAAAAAAAGTGTTTCGAGAG ATTTGCCGACAAGAAacctagaaaatttaaaattgatgcagaaagagcttcaattttgaaaaa GTATGAACATgcattttctaaaagaaaaaagatagaaaatgcG AAACTGGATATTtacaaatgtaaagaaaaaatacaGCTCTTGAAAGAAAGCATTAAATCCTATAAAGATGAGATTCATAAAG GGCAGAGAAGGATACGTAAACTGGAGGAAGAAAATGCTGCCCTGGTCGCCAATCGCTCCCAGTATGGGGAGAAGTTAACTCGTATGAGAGAAGTACGAAAGATGAGAGATGAAGAATTGGAACAGGGAGAGAGAAAACTTGGTGCTGAGATAAAAAGCTTACAAATGGTTGTAAATCATAGAATCAAGGAGTTGGTCGTACACATATTTCCTATTACCAAAGTTGCTCCGTCTTA CTTCAAAGATAGCACTAGTGGCCAGTGTGCTGAACTTGAAGAAGCTCAGAAAACAACTTATGTTCAAGGTCAATGGGTGATTGCTGGCAGTCCTCCAGATGAAATGGAATATGCAGTAGTGGAGCCACGCATTCCTGTCAATGGTGACTACTCGGCATATATCAATTTTT GTTCATCACGATTTGCAGGAGTCTCTCGTGATGAATTGGACCAGGTGGGGAAGTATCGATTTGATGTAGCCTATGGCATCAGTGCTGCTCTTGCATACACTGCTCAATTGGTGGGAATCCTTGCATTTTACATGGACTCCCATGTGCCAAAACGGACAAGCTACAG TGATTTTTGTCACCAAGAAAAAAACCCAAAGGAAAAGTTTTTGCATCGGGTTGCTAAGTTGAATGCTAATGTGATTAACTTGTGCCTATCTCAACAAGTTGATGCGTCAAACATAAATGTGCATCGAACCATTTCAAATCTTCTACTTCTGCTGGAAAATGACTCTAATAAGCCAAAAAG CCTAATGTCTTCTGAAGTACATGAAGATTTGATGGAGTCCATTGAAGAGTCTCTGAATAAGGACCTCTTGAGCTTAGATGAAAGTGACAGTGATGATGTCGAGGCTGACTATGTCCATGTCTCAGAAGAAGAAGAATTCCTCTCAATACCTGAACAAACACCATACGAGCCTGTTCAGCAGGTGCAG ccATCTTCCCTTGTATCATCAGTATATTCTCTTTGGAGAGCAGCTACGAGACAGAAGTAA